CTTGTACTTGGTCTTGATTGCGGTGCGCAGTAATGGCCATCCGACCTTGTCGAAGGCGCCTTCCCACAGGAGGTCGGCCTTGTGCCTGATTGGCGAATCCACTATGGCCGGGATCCATTCTTCCTTGAAATCGTGGGCGAGTCCCGCCTTCTTGACGATGGCGGCATAGTCGGCGTTGAGCGCGTCCTTCGCTCCCATGCGGATGAAGTACACCTTCTCGTCGAAGGTGAAGCGGCGTTGCAGCAGTTTGCGCTTGATGAATCCGGTTCCTTGCTCGATGAGTTCCTTCGCGGAGAATAGCGCCATGCCTTCGGTGGGGTAGAGCGCTTCCATGCGGACTTCCGCCTCCACGAATTTCTCGCTGAGCCCGATTTCCATGTGGCGCACCGTGCTCTTGAAGTCTTCCTGTTCAGGCGTCTCGAAGAGGTGCATGAAGAACGCACCGAGCGCGGGTTGCTTCATGTAGAGGAAGAACGATTGTAGGTGCGGGCAGATTTCGTTGCTGCTGGTGAGCGACACGACATCGGCGCTGCTCTTCTCGGCTTCGGCGAAGAACTTCTCGAAGTTGTTCTGGAAGTAGACGATGGAGTCGTTCAGCACGAGCAGCCTGTCGAGATTGCCCATGGATTCCTGCGCCCCGTTTGCGGCGGGATTGCTGACCTTGAGTTTGAGGTAGCGGTGCCACATCCCGAAATCGAACCCGTGATTCCGCGTGAGGAAAAGTTCGATTTGGTTGTCGGCGATGAAGTTGTAGGTGTCTTCGGAAAGTTCGCGGTCGTTGGTCAGGAGCACCACGTGAAAGTCCGTCTCCGCCAGATGCCTAAGCGCGAACCGCACATAGCCGGGAAGGTCTTTCCCGGTCTGGTAGCTTGCGTAGAGTGCGACTTTCTTGTGCGATGCCATGGCTGCTCCTGTTTATCTTCTTCCGCGTTTGCCACGGCCGCCGCGTGCGTCGGTCTTGCGGGCGCGCGGCTTGCCGCCGGAATTGCGACCGCCCTCGTTCCTGTCGGCGAATGCCGCCTTGCGGCGCTGCTCGCGGTTGCGCTTTGCGGCGCGCGAACCGGCCCTGTATTCGGGTTCGTCGAAGTCGTCGCGGTCGTCGATTTCATCGGGCTGGCTCAGGTAACCGAGCGCTTCTGCGGCTGCGGCACGGTCGGCGCGTTCGTTCACGTCGCGTTCGCCCTGGCGGCGGCGCTTCTTGGGTTCGCTGCTGAGCTTCTCGATGATGCTGAAGTCGGCCTGGCCACGCAGAGGATCTACGCGCAGGAGCCTCACCAGCACCTTGTCGCCACGGCGGAACGTGCGCCCGCTCTTCTTGCCGAAGGCGAGCCCTTGGTCCGGATTAAATACGTAGAAGTCGTCGCCTGCGATGTCGCGGAAGCGCACCAGGCCTTCGGCGATCGGGTCGGCGATGGAGACGTAGATGCCCCATTCCTCGATACCCGTGACGTTGGCTTCGAAGTCGTCGCCGATGCGGCTCTTCAGAATCCAGCAGCTGCACACCTTGATGGAGATGCGCTCCACCTTCATGTTCTTGATTTCGTTTGCCGAGATGAGGTCGCAGACTTCAATCACGCTGTTCGCGCGTTCGGCGTTGATTTCCTTGCCCTTGCGCGCGAGTTCGCGATGGCACCAGAGGTCCGCATAACGGCGGATGGGCGAGGTGAAGTGGCTGTAGTCCTGCCAGTTCAGCGCGAAGTGCCCGAAGCTGTTGCTGTCGTAGTGGGCCTTCTGCATGCTGCGCAGGATGCGGTTCATGAGCGTCTCGTCGTCGCCGGCGCGCTTCACCAGATGCTGGTACAGCTTGAAGGCGACCGGGTTCAGGTTCGTGTCGCCGCTACGCGGCTTGCCCAAATCGCGCAACATGACCGGAGCGTCCTTGAACAGGTCCGGGTACATGTAGTACAGTTCCATGATGTCCTTGGTATCGGGCGCTTCGTGAATACGGTAGATGCCCTGCAGCTTGCGCTTGGAGAGTTCCTTCGCGCAGCAGTTGTTCGCGATGAGCATGCATTCTTCGACCCACGAATTCGATTCGTCGGATTCGCGCGGCACGATTTTTTCGGGTTCGCCCGCCTCGTTGAACTTGCAGCCGTATTCGGTACTCTTGAATTCGAGCAGGCCTTCCTTGGTGCGGTTCTTCTTCAGGAGCGCGGTCACTTCGGCGAGCGCCTTGATGGAATCGTCGCCCGCTTCCATCATCTGCACGGCTTCGCGGTAAGTGATGCCCTTCGATACGTTCACGATGCTCCGGTGGAAATCCCAGCTGAGCACGTTCGCGTCTTTGTCGAGTTCCATCATGCAGGTGAACGCGCAGCGGTCTACGCCCTGGTGCAAGCTGCACACTCCGCTCGAAAGCTTTTCGGGGAGCATGGGCACGGCGGTCCACGGCAGGTACTGCGTGTAGCTGCGTTCAAGCGCTTCTTCGTCGAGGTCGCTCCCTTCGGGTACGTAGTAGCTCACGTCGGCGATGTGCACGCCCAGCTTGAAGCCTCCCTTGGGCAGGCGCTCCACGCTGATGGCGTCGTCGTGGTCCATGGCGCCATCGGGGTCGATGCAGAGCACGTCGAGCTTGCGGTAGTCCACGCGCCCCTTGAAATCCTTTGCGCTCGGTTCCTTGATGCCTTCCACGAATTTCTTGATGGCGGGGGAGAAGTCCTTGGGGAGGTTGCTCTCTTCCATGAACTTCGTCTTGACTTCGTCCCAGCTCATGTTCAGCGCTTCGGCGCTGCGGTCGACTTTCGCGAGGTAGCTGTGCTTGAGTTTCGGGTGCGGGTACAGCGTGAAGCTGATGGTCTCGCCTTCCTTGCCC
The nucleotide sequence above comes from Fibrobacter sp.. Encoded proteins:
- a CDS encoding ribonuclease R family protein, with the translated sequence MAQRLPSEEQIIAILRDEPMVGSQLRGALGLPKKQKMAFKQLLADMVERGLLKRTSHKEYQLGDGESLEEKREKRIKKIAEQYPEDNRRPAARSRRQNDKENETRVKRGILHQIGDEQWEVHEIDTGKVYEMCHRRQAPGKEGETISFTLYPHPKLKHSYLAKVDRSAEALNMSWDEVKTKFMEESNLPKDFSPAIKKFVEGIKEPSAKDFKGRVDYRKLDVLCIDPDGAMDHDDAISVERLPKGGFKLGVHIADVSYYVPEGSDLDEEALERSYTQYLPWTAVPMLPEKLSSGVCSLHQGVDRCAFTCMMELDKDANVLSWDFHRSIVNVSKGITYREAVQMMEAGDDSIKALAEVTALLKKNRTKEGLLEFKSTEYGCKFNEAGEPEKIVPRESDESNSWVEECMLIANNCCAKELSKRKLQGIYRIHEAPDTKDIMELYYMYPDLFKDAPVMLRDLGKPRSGDTNLNPVAFKLYQHLVKRAGDDETLMNRILRSMQKAHYDSNSFGHFALNWQDYSHFTSPIRRYADLWCHRELARKGKEINAERANSVIEVCDLISANEIKNMKVERISIKVCSCWILKSRIGDDFEANVTGIEEWGIYVSIADPIAEGLVRFRDIAGDDFYVFNPDQGLAFGKKSGRTFRRGDKVLVRLLRVDPLRGQADFSIIEKLSSEPKKRRRQGERDVNERADRAAAAEALGYLSQPDEIDDRDDFDEPEYRAGSRAAKRNREQRRKAAFADRNEGGRNSGGKPRARKTDARGGRGKRGRR